DNA from Gemmatimonadota bacterium:
CATTTCGGGCAATCACTATTGACGCCGCCTGGCAAAATTTTGAAGAAAATGTAAAAGGGTCAATCGAGGTGGGCAAGCTGGCGGACTTTGTGGTTTTAGAATCAGATCCATTTGCAGGAGATATATTGGCTATAAAGGATATTGATGTAATGGAGACAATTGTGGGAGGCAAAACAGTTTATCGCAAAGCGTGATAACAGCCACAAAATATAATCATTTAGAAAGAAAAGAACGGCAACTTTTCAACAGTTTGCCGTTCTTTTTTTTAATAATCACAATATGCCGGACAGAACTTCGCTTGCCTTCACAAATCAAGTTCGTTAATATACAAGAGTAAATTAGTTTGCTTTTTAAATAAGTTTTAAAATAAATAAAAAACTAAAATTAATATCGAATAAGAAGGTCCAATGATCTGATGCAATTGCGTCTCGGAAATCTATTTGACACAACAACATCCATAAGCAAAGGAGGTTCCGTTGAAAAATGTATTCTCGATTTTATGCATTGTCGTGCTGTTGCCGAATGCGCAGGCAACCGCACGAGAAGGTGCTTATGGCGCTGGCGGATTTTTCGACTTCTACATTCCCGTCTTTAACTTCAAAGATATGTACGATAGTGGTACAAAATTTGGAGGCACAGCGCATTATATTTATCACAAGCGCAAGATGGCCGAAGTAGAATTTCACCATGCCCGCTTTAACAATGGCAGCCTTGAAACACGCACCTTCAGTTTCAGCGACGGTAAAGAGTACACCAGCCCACAGGCCGAAGCCAACATGACTATCAACAGCATCCACGCCAACTGGCTATTTGCATTGAGGGAACAGGGGTTTGGCCAGGGCACAACGACCTATCTCACATTTGGCGCGGGCCTTCACGATTATTCCAGCAAAGTCAGCGGTCTGATCTTTGCCGGTCAAACACCTTCGGGCGCTGGTGCGCCCCCCGATCCAACCATCCTCATGGAACCCATCAACGACACGCGCACAGCCTTTAGTGCCAGCTTTGGCGGCGGGGTTCAAATCGGTATGGGAGACAAAGCCGCGTTAGATGTGCGTGTACGCTATAATGTTGTAATGGGAGAGTTGCGCCCCTTCCTTGTTTGGGGCATTGAAAAAACATATCCCTTTAACCTCATTGATATCGGTGCAGGTATCAAATTCAACTTAAATTAAAAGGAGAGCCGCGAATGAAACGAATCGTTATGATTTTCATACTTCTGTGTTTTGCCTCTCACCTCCAGGCAGGCACCACGGGTAAAATCGCTGGTATCATCAAAGACGATCAGGGCAATCCGCTTCCCGGCGCTAATGTAATCGTAGAAGGCACGCGACTCGGCGCTGTGGCAGATGCCGATGGTAGCTATTTTATCATCAATATCCTGCCGGGAAGATACACACTCACGGCCTCGCTTATCGGATATACCAATCAAACCCAGAGCGATGTATCGGTCAAAACGGACTTCACCACGCCTCTCAACTTTCAACTCAAAGAAACCACCGTCGAATTGGCCGAACTCACAGTCGTGGCTGAACGCCCACCCGTAGAAAGAGACAAAACCACGAGCAAATATATCATGGGCGGCGACACGATTGATCGGCTATCTACAGCGGCAAGCACCTCAGAACTCATGAGCCTTCAGGCAGGCGTCTCTCTCGACAACAACGAACCCGCTATTCGCGGCAGCTACCAGGGCAACCGCGGCACGACGGAAACACTCGTCTATGTAGATGGCGTTGTCATGGATGCGGGCACTGCCCGGGGCGATGTTCAATTTGTCGGGGTCAATAGCGACGCCGTGCAAGAAATTACCGTCATCACCGGAGGGATGGAAGCCGAATACGGCAATGCCACATCTGGCGCCATTCACATCATCACCCGAGAAGGTGGCAAAAATTTTCACGGCAAAGGCGGCTTCACCTATATTCCGCCGGGCAAAAAACACTGGGGTGGCAATGTCTATGACAGCCCCATCCACAAAGGCAGAATGAAATGGGGCGATGCGACATGGGAAAATGAAACATACACAGATCCCGGTCCAGACCGCCAGATGGGAACGGGCGACGACATCACCCGCCTGGCGCACGAGCGCACGGACTATACCGGCATTCATGGTTATGAAGTCGATGGATCACTCTCGGGTCCATTGCTGGGAAATGCCTCCTTTTTTGTCACCGCACAGCACGAAGGACAAGCCTCGCATTTCCCCTCCCCCACCAAACGCGGCATCTTCCATCAGGCCGTCTCAACATCTCCACAGACCGCCCGCTGGATCGAATCGCCCTACAACATCAAAGGCACCTACAAACTGGCCTGGGATGTGCAGTCCAACATAAAAGTTAAAGTCGGCGGGGTCTATGCGCGCCACGAAGCCTACCAGGTCGGCGAGGGCGAAAGCTGGGTACAGGGCGTCAAGCGCACCGTTGGTCGAGAACTCCAGGGCATCGACATTTTCCTGCCCGCAGGTGAAGCTGGTGCAGGCATCGCCAACGTCAAACACGACCTGGCATACATATCCCTCACACATACCCTGAGCAACAAAACCTTTTACGAAGCCCGGCTATCCTATTACCGCGACGCCACAGACACGACCAATGTGCCGGGTGTCACCAGCCAATTTGGCGGCGGTATTACGGAACCGCTGAGAAAAGATCAGGACGGGGTATTCACCATTGGCCCCAGACGGGTCTCCATCTGGATCAACGACCATCGCGCCCGCCTCAACTTCAAACTCGATTATTCCAGCCAGATCAACAAGAACCACTTTATCAAAACGGGCATTGATCTGACGCGACACACCTACTGGTGGAACCAGATCAACTGGCCGCAGGCGGGCAAATCGCGCTATCAACTCGCGGGTGTGCCCTACGAAATGGGCCAACCCATTAACCCCATCCAATCCGCGTTCTACCTCCAGGACAAAATGGAATTTGAAGGCATCATCGTCAACCTGGGCATCCGCTACGACAGGCACGACCACAACGGCGATTTTTACTCCCCACTTGCCAACAATGCCTGGGGCGGAGCACCCATGACCAACTCGTGGTCGCGACAGCGCAAATTTATGCCGCGCACCACTGTATCCACCAAATCGGCCTGGAGTCCTCGCCTGGGCGTTTCACATCCCATTACGGCCAATGCCATCATTCGATTTTCCTACGGCATATTTCACCAGATGCCCGGGTTCTGGCACCTCTATTCCTACGAATGGCGCGGCGTTGCGCCCCCGGAAGACTTTAACAACAACGGCCAAATCGACGATACCGAATGGCTGAATAAAAACAACCAGCGAGCCACCACGGGCAACCCCCATCTCGACTACAAACGCTCCACCAATTTCGAGGTGGGCACAGACTGGAACTTCTATCAGGACTATGTTCTGAGCTTTACGACATATCAGCAAAGCGTAGATGGTCAGGTTCGATTCGGCAATGCCCTGTGGCGAGATCCCAGCCGCAAAAGCCAGGTGGGACGCAACACACCGCTGGGTTATGTCTTTACAGACAATCGCGGATTTGAACTGAGCCTGAGAAAGGACTTCAGCCAGAACTTCTCCTTCCAGGTCGCGTACAACCACCAGTGGCAGTCGGGAGGTAATGCGGGAATCAACCGGATTATTTACTTTCCCAACTCGCAATTTGTCGCGTCCGATCTCTATTTCATCCAGCACAC
Protein-coding regions in this window:
- a CDS encoding outer membrane beta-barrel protein; translated protein: MKNVFSILCIVVLLPNAQATAREGAYGAGGFFDFYIPVFNFKDMYDSGTKFGGTAHYIYHKRKMAEVEFHHARFNNGSLETRTFSFSDGKEYTSPQAEANMTINSIHANWLFALREQGFGQGTTTYLTFGAGLHDYSSKVSGLIFAGQTPSGAGAPPDPTILMEPINDTRTAFSASFGGGVQIGMGDKAALDVRVRYNVVMGELRPFLVWGIEKTYPFNLIDIGAGIKFNLN
- a CDS encoding TonB-dependent receptor — protein: MKRIVMIFILLCFASHLQAGTTGKIAGIIKDDQGNPLPGANVIVEGTRLGAVADADGSYFIINILPGRYTLTASLIGYTNQTQSDVSVKTDFTTPLNFQLKETTVELAELTVVAERPPVERDKTTSKYIMGGDTIDRLSTAASTSELMSLQAGVSLDNNEPAIRGSYQGNRGTTETLVYVDGVVMDAGTARGDVQFVGVNSDAVQEITVITGGMEAEYGNATSGAIHIITREGGKNFHGKGGFTYIPPGKKHWGGNVYDSPIHKGRMKWGDATWENETYTDPGPDRQMGTGDDITRLAHERTDYTGIHGYEVDGSLSGPLLGNASFFVTAQHEGQASHFPSPTKRGIFHQAVSTSPQTARWIESPYNIKGTYKLAWDVQSNIKVKVGGVYARHEAYQVGEGESWVQGVKRTVGRELQGIDIFLPAGEAGAGIANVKHDLAYISLTHTLSNKTFYEARLSYYRDATDTTNVPGVTSQFGGGITEPLRKDQDGVFTIGPRRVSIWINDHRARLNFKLDYSSQINKNHFIKTGIDLTRHTYWWNQINWPQAGKSRYQLAGVPYEMGQPINPIQSAFYLQDKMEFEGIIVNLGIRYDRHDHNGDFYSPLANNAWGGAPMTNSWSRQRKFMPRTTVSTKSAWSPRLGVSHPITANAIIRFSYGIFHQMPGFWHLYSYEWRGVAPPEDFNNNGQIDDTEWLNKNNQRATTGNPHLDYKRSTNFEVGTDWNFYQDYVLSFTTYQQSVDGQVRFGNALWRDPSRKSQVGRNTPLGYVFTDNRGFELSLRKDFSQNFSFQVAYNHQWQSGGNAGINRIIYFPNSQFVASDLYFIQHTKDTNGDGVVDANDDGSEAKVPLTSQQIQDIGAEADRYIQTIREGTNPDWNPLTDSEIQEVENLPGVFYFTRNTTSDRSAGRGGAAETAGFGDRRGTMKIAFTYETPMHYGPALGGFRLNVINTLKTGRRINIPHPTQGNVERFGPMETKTNLSLEKRFRAGRTEAVLFMNVYNFFNQRDPATEYFWRGPWFDRHRQGPQAELWYLYGMDMPKPTDKNYVNFGDTKEYHRWAGRPREISVGLQLGF